Below is a window of Fulvitalea axinellae DNA.
ACCGCTGGCGAAACTTTACGGATACGCATACCGATCAACTCGCCGATGCCTACGTTTACGCCCGAAAAAAGGGCCTTAATCCACAGGTTCAGCGGAACAAAGTACAGGAAAATAAAAAAAGCGATGACGATCGCTCCGATCATCACAATTGGCAAAAATCCTTCCATAATCTGATTTATCTTACTGGTTAATTTTTCTCAAACAAAAATTCCGGACACAAAACCCCGGCGTTTATTCCTCTCGTTTTTCTTCCACGGCTTCCACAATAATCCTGTCCGGATAAAGCAAAATGATCTTCACTTTCCGGCCCGAATCCACAAACGGCCCTTCGGAACGAACCGAATACCGCTTGCCCGAAAATTCGGCGTTGCCCACAGGTTTCAAATCCGACACGCAAACGCCTTCCATCCCCACGCGCAGTTCCTTTTTCGGCACCACGTTTACCTTCGCCGGGTTTTTCGACTTCAAAGCCCAGCGTTTCCACGCCCCGGACTGAAAAGAGCGAATCAAAATGGCCACGTCCATAATTATAGTGCCGCCGAGCACCATGGTGCCCACTTGCGGACCCATTTCATAATACGCGATCGCGATACCGCCGGCCGTCACCGCCAAGCCGAAAATTCCGACTACAGTGGTGCCGGGAATCAATATGATTTCCGCTACGATCAAAATTGCGCCGATCACAAGCAGGGAAACGATTATTATCCACTCTAAAACCATAGGAAAAAAATTATTCGCCGGCGGGAAAAACGGAAAGGAACGATCTCCTGTACCGGCCTTATGTTTAACCTTAGCAAGTAAAGAGTTTTCGGCCGGCTGGGCAAACCGTCGGTCATATTTTGTTCAAGATCTATAACTATTTCGGTTCTTTGATAATTTCTGTAATAGGTTTTAAAGACGACACCGTTTCCGTAAGGCCTAAATACGGTCGTAACTGCCTGATTCCATTGCATGGGCATGATATCTTTGCAACGAAATCAAACAAGAACACGATTTCTGGGAACATCAGCTCGCTATCTACAGTCAAAACGGAAGCGACTTCAATCGAATCAATTCAGTTGACGATTGCTACTATAACTGGTTAAAACGGAAAAACCTTCGATTCAATCGCTCCTCCTCAGTTCACTGAAGCATTAAAAGAAGAAGGACTTGAAATCAATAGAAAACAAATTTCTCTGGATTCTGAAACTAAATTTGTTGGAGAGCGCGCAACGACTATTTATTGCGCTACACAAAAAAGAGAAGCACGAGATCACTGTTGAACTTGTTGCTGACTAATTTTACGCCATGATAATATTGAAAGGCTCTTAACCTCGAAAGGCTTTTTGTACTTTTCCTTTTCAGAATTTAAATGCATTATTTTGTATTATTAAAATAATCGTCTATTTTGACTATATGTTTAAATGAAATTTTTTCAATCTTGTAATGGAAAAGAATAGTATTTTTACTCGACCGTTATTTACAGCATCAATATTTATTACTGTCTTTTTGCTAATTGTTTGCGGAGTCATTTTTTATCAATGCTATGATATGGCAAGGGATGTAACTCCTAGGGGAGCATCAGAAAAAGTGATTGTTGATCCTGTACTTGAATTTAATGCCATTTTTTTGGTAGAGCTTGCCGTGAATGCGGTAGCCTTTTTTCTAGCCTTATTCATACATAAAAAAGCTGACCTGGGTAAGGAGAGGTTTGAGAGTAAGTCATTAAGCAAGTTTGATGTAAGCTGGCTCACCCATCGTGTGTCAATGTTGGGTATCATGATTAGTTTCTTACTTCCAATAAACACTATGTTTATGATATTTTTCGGGAACTTAAGCACTGTTTTTATCTTTTCGTCTGTTATGCTGTTTTGTATCGGTTTTTCATTTAATGAAATGATTAAGCAAATGGATGCATACAAATTATTTGAGGGAGAAAAGAAAATCAAACAAGAAATATGAGCCCTATTCATCAGGGCTCATAAGTAATTCCTATGCAAAATGACGGAAGGGGGACTTTCCTCACCTGAAGGTGGAGTCTGCAGAGCACGAGGCAAAGAAGATTCGCAGAAATTGTCAAAGACCACTATCCTTACCCGCACCGATTACGCAGACTTCGCCAGCTCTAATTTTTCGGGCAACACGGCGGCTCGGGTAACATACAGAAAGATAATCGAAGTCAGCGCCTGTAAAAGTCCCGTCTCTTGGCCTCCGGGAATTATATACGCCACATCCGGCAAAAGCAAAATGTACAACACGGAGGCCACGCTCGCCACCATTAACAATGCGTAAACCATCTCCCGCACTTTTTTTCCGGCGAAGAAGAACAAACCGTAGCAAAACGCCAAGACAGCCAAAACCAGCGCATATTCCGTCATACCAAAAAATTGACAAACCGCGGCACCGGAAAGACAATTCAGAACCGACAGAATACCCAGAAATTTGACATACTTTTTCGGCTTGCGCAGTTCGTCTATCATTTCCTCGTCACCAATGCGCTCCGCACGGGCGACAAAAGACAAAACGCCGGCCACTAATACGCCCAAAACCGGAAAGAGAAAGAACCAAAGCGCAAAACCCGGAGCGGCTCCCCGGCCGGCGAAATAAGAGAGTACGAATTGGCGGGAAAAAATTATGTAAAAAACCGATACGCAAGCGCCGACAAGAAGAATTTCGATCCCATGCCAGACGAAATCCGAATGCCCGAAAAACCTGCCCACCAACGGCAAATCACGGTCCAGATAATTCCAAACGGCAACAAAGGCGGTAAGCTGAAAGGCTTGAAAAATCACCAGAAATTCCCAAAGCTTCAGGTTTTCCATACGAAACACCTTCGACCTGAAAAATTCGGTAAGCCGGCCCTCGCATACCAAGCCGAAAACAAAACGCTTGAGCAAAAGTCCGCTAAACAAAACCAGGAACATAGACAGGGGACCAAAAGGCGCACTCAGCATACCCTGTCCCACAGACAAAATAAAATCGTAGCCAGAAGCGAAGCCCATGGCTAAAGTGGCCACACCATTTACATTAAAGACGTATACGAAAACGGCGAAAAACAATCCGGCTAACGGACGGCGCAAAATCAGGGCGCCGAAAAGGAAAAACGTGATTTCGTTGCGAAAACCAAACAGGGTTTCCAATACTTTAGGAAGTTCGCTGACTTCAAAAGCGACCAAAGCCTCGTACGCGAAATAGTAAGCCGAAGCCAAGGCCAAAAACAGCGTAATCTTTTTTCCTTCGGCAAGAACATGCGACAGATAAAACAGCGCAAGCGCGATGCCCGAGGCGGAAAGCGCGCCGGAAACGATCATTTTGGGATATATGGATACCAGCAACGGGCCGAGCATAATTTGGAGCGTAACGGCAAGCGCGCTGGCCAAAGCGAAAGCCAGACCTTTTCCGTAATCGATGTTTAGGGTATTCATAGAAAAACTATATAAAATGAAGCTAATTTGATCAGAAAGCGCCAAAAGAACTGAATTAGGAACACATCTCAAACGGAATGAAAACATTAAAATTCAGGATGGTACAAGTCAATCGAATAAAGGCCGAGAAAAAGCAGAAAACAATCCAAGCCATATAAAAGCCTTCGAAAAATACCGTTCCGCACTGTAACTCAACGATTATTATTTTTTTCATCGTGCCATTGAATGAACATACGGCCAATATTTCGGAAATTAGCGTTGATTTTATTTTCCCAATTTCGAAACATCACTATTATCATGACTTTTTCGCGAACGTTACTAATGTGCCTTTCTTTGGCATTCACCTGTCTGGCGCCGTCGGTTTTTGCGCAGAGCGACACCCTCACGGTACAGACTTTCACCTTTAAGGACATCGACAAGCGCAAGGGCGAATTCGAATTTCCGAAATTCGAAGGGCAGTGGGCAAAAATCCTGATGATCCGACACCTGAAATGCGATTCGGCCACCACCCGCGACAAATTCCCCTGTGGCGAGTGGGATTATTCCACCAACACCGTTGCCACGGTAAAAAAAGCCGACGGAACGAAAGAAAAATTCGAGATCGAGGCTTTCGTGACGCCTTACGGCAAGCGCCTTTGGTTCGGCGGGGAAAACGGATGGAAATACGTTTATGACGTAACCGACTACGCCCCGATCCTCTCGGGAAAAGTGGAGCTGAAATCCGGCAACCGCCAAGAACTCCTCGACATGAAGTTTCTTTTTATCAAAGGAACTCCCGTACGCGACGTAATCTCGGTGGAAAACCTCTACCCGATGGGAAGCTACAAATACGAGGACCTTTCGGACGACAAAAAATTGCAGACAAGAAAACTCGTCTTCAATCCCGAGGCGAAAACTTACCGCATGCGCGCGCGCATTTCGGGCCACGGCCACTACGGACCGCGCAACTGCTGTGAGTGGGACAACAAGAAGCACACTTACTACGCCAACAAACAGGTGCTTTTCCACTGGAACGTTTGGAAAGACTGCGGACACAACGCCGTTTTTCCGCAAGGCGGAACTTGGCAGTTCGACCGCGCGGGCTGGTGCCCGGGCACTCCGGTTGACACCTACGATTTCGAAGTGCCGCAAAGGGTTCAGCCCGGCGACACGATCAATTTCGACTACGGAATCGAGCCTTATTCGGACAACGGCGAAAAAGGCGGATCTTATCGCCAGTCGCACCAACTTTTCTCTTACGGAGCGCCAAACTTCAAGGTTGACGCCACTTTGGCTGACATCATCACACCGAGCTCGCAAGACGCGCACAGCCGCTTCAACCCGATTTGCTCAAACCCGAGAATCCTGATCCAAAACACCGGCTCGAATCCGTTGCGCACGGTTAAGATCACTTACGGGTTCAAAAAAGGAAAGAAGAGCGTTTATACCTGGAACGGAAACCTCGGATTTTTGGACAAGGCCGAAGTGATGCTTCCGGCGCCGAGCTGGAAAGGCTTCAAGAAAAGCCCCGAGTTCGTAGTGACGCTCAGCGAACCGAACGGCGGAACCGACGAAAGCCCGGCGGGCAACACTTTGGTGACCACCGCGAAAAAGCCTTTGGCTATGGGACGCGAATTTTTCCTCCATATCGAGGCCAACGGCTTGGGACGTGCCAAAGAGACGGGATACAAAATCATCAACTCCAACGGAGCCGTGGTATATGAGCGCCCTGCCCTGAAGGACGGCGAAACTTACGACGACTTTATCGCCCTGCCGGACGGTTGCTACGAACTGTTGGTAACCGACAAAGCCGAGGACGGAATGATCCGCCACTGGTGGAACTACCGCCGCGACAAATCAAAAGTGGGCAAAAACGGCCGCATAGCCCTGATGGACGAAAAAGGCGAGCTGGTAAAAGAGCTCCGCTTCGACTTCGCCGACTATTTGAGCGTTCGTTTCCAAGTGGGGAAAATGAAATAAGGGTTTGTGAGAGTAAAGCGTAAAGAGTACTGAGTAAATAGTCCGCACGGATATTTTCCGTTACTCTGGCGCAAGGGAGTTTCTTCCCGAAAAATATTGAGTGAAAAACCGGCTACAAGAAGCCGGTTTTTTTGTGTCTATTTACCTGTAACAAACTACTGGGATATCCTTCGACCTTCAAAATCCGTAATAGTTTCTCTTCATCAAGGTCTTCCAAAGCAAAGGTTTTCTTCCTAATACGACCTGATTCCTGATAACGGATACACAGTTCTTTTCTTCCGATAAAAGGGGGCCACCATGTTTTGTC
It encodes the following:
- a CDS encoding peptide-N-glycosidase F-related protein, with product MTFSRTLLMCLSLAFTCLAPSVFAQSDTLTVQTFTFKDIDKRKGEFEFPKFEGQWAKILMIRHLKCDSATTRDKFPCGEWDYSTNTVATVKKADGTKEKFEIEAFVTPYGKRLWFGGENGWKYVYDVTDYAPILSGKVELKSGNRQELLDMKFLFIKGTPVRDVISVENLYPMGSYKYEDLSDDKKLQTRKLVFNPEAKTYRMRARISGHGHYGPRNCCEWDNKKHTYYANKQVLFHWNVWKDCGHNAVFPQGGTWQFDRAGWCPGTPVDTYDFEVPQRVQPGDTINFDYGIEPYSDNGEKGGSYRQSHQLFSYGAPNFKVDATLADIITPSSQDAHSRFNPICSNPRILIQNTGSNPLRTVKITYGFKKGKKSVYTWNGNLGFLDKAEVMLPAPSWKGFKKSPEFVVTLSEPNGGTDESPAGNTLVTTAKKPLAMGREFFLHIEANGLGRAKETGYKIINSNGAVVYERPALKDGETYDDFIALPDGCYELLVTDKAEDGMIRHWWNYRRDKSKVGKNGRIALMDEKGELVKELRFDFADYLSVRFQVGKMK
- a CDS encoding NfeD family protein, which encodes MVLEWIIIVSLLVIGAILIVAEIILIPGTTVVGIFGLAVTAGGIAIAYYEMGPQVGTMVLGGTIIMDVAILIRSFQSGAWKRWALKSKNPAKVNVVPKKELRVGMEGVCVSDLKPVGNAEFSGKRYSVRSEGPFVDSGRKVKIILLYPDRIIVEAVEEKREE